One segment of Amycolatopsis alba DSM 44262 DNA contains the following:
- a CDS encoding sigma-70 family RNA polymerase sigma factor — MTHVHDRTSATPAAAGSHDEHRGFAREVIAFNAAPEGGRALAFERIMMSHADYLIRYGRSTSGLDADSVRDVVMSTFLDAWKGLSAIEDPQAIRRWLVTILKRKLLKVHKLSSREIVDGLVPEKASRAASAESFEEKYGNSQISQEILRLVALIAKTLPENERKLYDLRFRQGVGIRQLESELGVPAQTVYSRTRRMVTRLAKAVEAEVLVRDLGKGWNCKGLKTILEEARHVVSDSEVMPADLCKKVTSFLDNHATRCAECAEYDKVRDLFRAHWKPALVVALTLGGFWQLRDADPDVDVELVSAEHDIAARPRDVRSAGRRVLSRSIAAVPAVAGLALLLVIPSKAGIESLLGGVPSPQPSATAAPALVTPTTPGQRPGAEPWHGEQGEVPPEVPSSGALPGDVPAALIPATPPPPGALVLTPPVIDLPLYATTATMGITAGSDMSWTAIATDPAIAMASAGGALATGRTVPVKITVTPNAAASPGAGIVVTSSAGQKVTVPVRWQVPGRIGVTAPRIDFGEQASSATFSVIATKGNLTWSTSSPHPALSVSPARGSLTAGKGSIVTVRLTRPIGTGGEVPLRVTTPDGQQSTVMVRWLPSPGMLRTSTGAVHIGSSEFQERFTVDVTGGANTWTATVSAPGCTTPRCRLYLDRTSGSGSGEIIVRLEPHPSRDDPGAYSTGTITLTTPDGQRATVRVTWDPYEPG, encoded by the coding sequence GTGACGCATGTTCATGATCGGACGAGCGCGACACCGGCCGCGGCCGGTTCCCATGACGAGCACCGCGGGTTCGCCAGGGAGGTCATCGCTTTCAACGCCGCTCCAGAGGGTGGCCGTGCCCTTGCCTTCGAGCGGATCATGATGTCGCACGCGGATTACTTGATCAGATACGGCCGATCCACTTCGGGCTTGGACGCGGACTCGGTCCGGGACGTGGTCATGTCCACATTCCTCGACGCCTGGAAAGGGTTAAGTGCGATCGAGGACCCGCAAGCGATTCGACGCTGGCTGGTGACGATTCTCAAACGTAAGTTGCTCAAGGTTCACAAGCTGAGTTCGCGCGAGATCGTGGATGGGCTTGTACCGGAAAAGGCTTCTCGTGCAGCGTCGGCCGAGTCGTTTGAGGAGAAGTACGGGAACAGTCAAATCAGCCAGGAGATCCTTCGGCTCGTCGCTCTCATCGCGAAGACACTGCCGGAGAACGAGAGAAAACTTTACGACCTGCGTTTCCGTCAGGGGGTCGGCATTCGACAGCTGGAAAGCGAGCTGGGAGTACCTGCCCAGACGGTCTACAGCCGTACTCGTCGCATGGTGACCAGGCTGGCCAAGGCTGTCGAGGCAGAGGTGCTGGTCCGGGACCTCGGGAAGGGCTGGAACTGCAAAGGGCTGAAGACGATTCTCGAAGAAGCCCGTCATGTGGTCTCGGACTCCGAGGTCATGCCTGCCGACTTGTGCAAGAAAGTCACGAGCTTTCTCGATAACCACGCCACACGATGCGCGGAGTGCGCCGAGTACGACAAGGTTCGCGATCTGTTTCGCGCGCACTGGAAGCCGGCGCTGGTCGTGGCGCTCACGCTGGGGGGCTTCTGGCAGCTTCGCGATGCCGATCCGGACGTCGATGTCGAACTCGTTTCCGCCGAGCATGACATTGCCGCGCGTCCGCGCGATGTGCGCTCGGCAGGGCGTCGCGTCCTGAGCAGGTCGATCGCGGCCGTTCCTGCTGTCGCAGGCTTGGCGCTGCTCCTGGTGATTCCTTCGAAAGCCGGGATCGAGAGCCTTCTCGGCGGCGTTCCGTCGCCCCAGCCATCCGCGACCGCCGCGCCGGCCCTGGTCACGCCCACGACGCCGGGACAGCGGCCTGGCGCTGAGCCGTGGCACGGCGAACAGGGGGAAGTGCCGCCGGAGGTCCCCAGTTCCGGCGCGCTGCCGGGTGATGTCCCCGCCGCCCTGATTCCGGCCACGCCACCGCCTCCGGGAGCGCTGGTTCTCACCCCGCCGGTGATCGACCTCCCTCTCTACGCGACGACGGCGACCATGGGAATCACCGCGGGCAGCGATATGTCCTGGACGGCGATCGCCACCGACCCCGCGATTGCCATGGCGTCGGCCGGCGGCGCACTCGCCACGGGGCGCACCGTGCCCGTCAAGATCACCGTCACCCCGAACGCCGCGGCGTCTCCCGGCGCCGGGATCGTCGTCACGTCGTCGGCCGGGCAAAAGGTCACGGTACCCGTGCGCTGGCAGGTACCCGGCCGCATCGGGGTCACCGCGCCACGCATCGACTTCGGTGAGCAAGCCTCCAGCGCCACCTTCAGCGTCATCGCGACCAAGGGGAATCTGACGTGGTCGACGTCCTCCCCGCACCCGGCGCTGAGCGTCAGCCCGGCCCGCGGTTCCCTGACCGCCGGGAAGGGCTCGATCGTCACCGTCCGCTTGACCCGGCCGATCGGCACCGGTGGTGAAGTCCCGTTGCGCGTGACCACGCCGGACGGGCAACAGAGCACGGTGATGGTGCGCTGGCTCCCGAGTCCGGGAATGCTGCGCACCAGCACCGGCGCCGTTCACATCGGGTCATCGGAGTTTCAAGAACGGTTCACGGTCGATGTCACCGGTGGCGCGAACACCTGGACGGCGACGGTATCCGCACCCGGATGCACGACGCCCAGGTGCAGGCTCTACCTCGACCGGACGTCGGGATCGGGAAGCGGGGAGATCATCGTCCGGCTGGAACCACACCCGTCCCGTGACGACCCAGGTGCCTACAGCACGGGAACGATCACCCTGACCACCCCCGACGGGCAGCGGGCCACGGTCCGCGTGACATGGGACCCCTACGAGCCCGGATGA
- a CDS encoding trypsin-like serine protease, whose product MKLRTSSSLVVLVALGAVVPAPGASAVIGGSVSDYAPWAVRMVVDDTPFCTATAISREWILSASHCFFEAGEQIDDSRIRFRVGALDQRNGTVVRPVPGSTHGVGIADMMLIKVPPMDVMPARLPAPDSVHPGQIVRQYGWGATCREDETTCQSDVLKEADQQVLAPDQPRCERFTPPGGGDGRDLCLGWVTGIPGGGDSGGPVMATGRGERDTIVAVENDSDRDHTAGAGNVSLVVAEIHKVIGT is encoded by the coding sequence ATGAAACTTCGTACTTCGAGCAGTCTGGTCGTGCTGGTGGCGCTCGGCGCGGTCGTGCCCGCTCCCGGCGCTTCCGCGGTGATCGGCGGCTCGGTCAGCGACTACGCGCCATGGGCGGTCCGGATGGTGGTCGACGACACGCCCTTCTGCACCGCGACCGCGATCAGCCGTGAGTGGATCCTCAGTGCCTCGCATTGCTTCTTCGAGGCGGGCGAGCAGATCGACGATTCCCGCATCCGGTTCCGGGTGGGCGCCCTCGACCAGCGGAACGGTACGGTCGTCCGTCCGGTGCCCGGCAGCACTCATGGTGTCGGGATCGCGGACATGATGCTGATCAAGGTGCCGCCGATGGATGTCATGCCTGCCCGGCTGCCCGCCCCGGACTCCGTGCACCCCGGACAGATCGTGCGGCAGTACGGCTGGGGCGCGACATGCCGGGAGGACGAGACCACCTGCCAGTCCGACGTGCTCAAGGAGGCCGACCAGCAGGTGCTGGCTCCGGACCAGCCGCGCTGCGAACGGTTCACCCCGCCCGGCGGCGGGGACGGCCGGGACTTGTGCCTCGGCTGGGTCACCGGCATTCCCGGTGGAGGTGATTCCGGCGGACCGGTGATGGCCACCGGTCGGGGGGAGCGGGACACCATCGTCGCGGTGGAGAACGATTCGGACCGGGATCACACCGCGGGGGCGGGCAACGTTTCCCTCGTAGTGGCCGAGATCCACAAGGTGATCGGTACCTGA